The window AATTTTTATATGCCTTACGGAATTGCTCCGAACTTTTTAATTGATGGGAAGCTTGTGGCGCTTCCAATGGCTGTTGAAGAAAGTTCTGTAGTGGCTGCCGCTTCAAAAGCTGCAAAGTTCTGGATAGACAAAGGGGGGTTCAAAACAACCATTATCAATACTGAAAAACTGGGGCATACCCACTTTATTTTTAATGTAGAGCCTCACAAATTATTACATTTCTTTAATTTCAGTTTAAAGAAAAAATTATTTGAAGCAACAGAAGATATTACTTCCAACATGAGAAAACGTGGTGGAGGTATTCTAAATATCAATCTGGTGGATAAAACGGCAGAAATGCCAAACTACTATCAGCTGAAAGCAAGTTTTGATACAGTAGATTCCATGGGAGCGAATTTTATCAATTCATGTCTTGAGCAGTTTGGAAAAACGTTGAGACAGGAAGTAGCAACCAGCGAAGATTTTACTCAGGAAGAAAAGAATTCATTACAGATTGTGATGAATATTCTTTCCAACTTTACACCTGACTGTATCGTGAGAGCTGAGGTTTCCTGTAAAATGGAAGATTTAAAAGATGACAGCGGGATTTCTCCTGAAGAATTCGCCTATAAATTTAAACAGGCAGTAACCATTGCCGAAATTGAACCTTACCGTGCAACCACTCACAATAAAGGAGTCATGAATGGAGTAGATGCCGTTGTAATCGCTACCGGAAATGATTTCAGAGCTACAGAAGCCTGTGCACATGCGTATGCTGCGAGAGATGGACAATACAGATCTTTGACCCACTGTACAACAGATAACGGAGTTTTCAGATTCTGGATTGATCTTCCTATTTCTGTTGGAGTAGTAGGAGGACTTACGAATCTTCACCCTTTGGTAAAATTCTCTTTAGCCCTACTTGGAAAACCTTCTGCGCAGGAACTGATGAGTATTCTTGCTGTTTCAGGTCTTGCACAAAATTTTGGAGCTTTACGTTCTCTGGTAACCACAGGAATTCAGAAAGGACATATGAAAATGCACTTACTGAATATTCTGAACCAATTGGGAGCTACCGAAGAAGAAAAGCAGCACTTTGTGACATATTTTAAAGATAAGACCGTGAGCCACCACGAGGTGATCAATGAATTTAACAGAATGAGAGGACACTAATGTTACAGATCATTTTACCCATTGTATTCCTTCTTTTTGGATTTTTTCTGAAGAAAACAAACAATGAAGGTTTCAGAAGCTCCAAGAGATTTGCCAATATGTTTATCATACTGGGAATTTCTACATTGGTTGCGAAGTTCATTTTAATGTACTTAAAATCAAAGTAGTGAAAAAGAGTATAGTATTTTTCTTATTGATTTCCGGGTTAAGTTTTTCGCAGCAGAAGGATTTAAAAATACAGGATTTGCAGCCTAAATCTGAAAACTTTGTGTTTCCTGTAGTTACTTATCCTGCAAATCCTTCCGTGGCCAATAAGATCAATACATTTCTTCAGGTAAACGAACTGGAATATATCCCGAATTCTGGTGGGAACCCTTTTAAACTTGCCTCTACAGCAACCAACTCTTATTCCAATTATGTTTATTTTTATGATTGGGAGAAGTTGGAAACGCCTAAAAACATTTTAAGTATAGGAGTCAATGGAGAAGCTTCGGGAGCGTACCCGGAAGAGTTTTCAGATTGGAAGAATTTTGACCTGAGAACAGGAAACTATATCAATGCTGAAGATTTATTTCAAACAAATGCTGCCAAAACGGTTGCAGGTTTAATTCAGAAAAAAATCAAAAAAAGAGTCAATGACTTTCTTGTAAAATTAAAATCCGAAAAGAACCCGTCAGAAGAAGTTCAGGAGCAGATTGGCTTATATGAAGGATGCTTCATGGATTATACTTTGAATGGCATCCGATATTTTTTCGGAAAGGATAAACTCACTTTTGTAGCGGGAAGATGTTCTAATCATGCCATGAGAGCTTTGGACGATCTGGGAAGTCATGAACTTGAATTTACCTATAAAGAACTTGAAAAATACCTGAGTATTTATGGAAAGAATCTGATATCAGGCTCTGAAAAGTTGGGGCAGACGGGGCCGGGAAATAAATTATACAAAGGAAAAATTGACGGAAAATATCCTATTACGGTTTTATTTAACGAAATCAATGAGGATGATTCTTTTTCAGCTACTTATTGGTATGACAAGAACAAAAAACCAATCAACTGGAGAGGAGAATTTGTCCATGACCATTTTTCCATCACAGAAGATGATTATCACAGTGAGGAACTTAAGGAATGGATACCAAAAGCTTTAATAGAAGCCAATTTGAAAGGAAATAAAATCATTGGTACGTGGCAGGATTATAAAACAAAAAAATATTTAACCCTAGAATTAGAAGAGTTATAAAATGAAAACAATTACTTTAGTTTTTGGAGCAGTTTACGGAATGGTTTCTGTAATCCTGGGTGCATTCGGAGCGCACGCCTTAAAAAAAATATTAGCTGTGGAAAGACTGGAAAGTTTTGAAACAGGGGTAAGATATCAGATGTATGCAGCTTTTTTTCTGCTGATTATCGGGTATATTTTAAAATTTGAAACTTCTGCTGAAAAATGGACTTCCATTTTAATGATTGCAGGAACACTTTTATTCTCAGTAAGCATCTATTTCCTGAGTATGCAGGACTATCTGGGAATGAATCTTAAATTCTTAGGTCCTATCACTCCACTTGGAGGTCTGATGATGATCTTAAGCTGGGGAATGCTGATCTTTTATTTTGCTAAAAACAGAATTTAAGAATGAAAATTAACAGAAGAAGACGGTTAATACGAACATTCAATCTCCTGGATCAACCTATCAGATTCAATCCGTTTGTGTTCAGCCGTACTTTTTTTATGTGGGCTGTTACAGGTCTCGTGGGTGGTATTATCGCCGGAGGATATTGGATTGTACTGGAACATTTTACAGAATTTTTAGCTGAATTTCAGGGTTGGCAGGTGATTCCAACCATGGCTATCTGCGGTTTGCTGGCCGGACTGGTGATCCATTTTATCGGAGATCCGGGAGAAATTCATCTGATTGTTAATAACATCAGATTCAATAAAGGAAAACTGGAACCCAAGAATAATCCTTCGATGATTCTTTCTTC of the Chryseobacterium viscerum genome contains:
- a CDS encoding hydroxymethylglutaryl-CoA reductase, degradative gives rise to the protein MNHKPIEGFSKLPKQGKIEWLVNEYLEGNQEYQNILKQYWNDDADLQKLHEEFSENTISNFYMPYGIAPNFLIDGKLVALPMAVEESSVVAAASKAAKFWIDKGGFKTTIINTEKLGHTHFIFNVEPHKLLHFFNFSLKKKLFEATEDITSNMRKRGGGILNINLVDKTAEMPNYYQLKASFDTVDSMGANFINSCLEQFGKTLRQEVATSEDFTQEEKNSLQIVMNILSNFTPDCIVRAEVSCKMEDLKDDSGISPEEFAYKFKQAVTIAEIEPYRATTHNKGVMNGVDAVVIATGNDFRATEACAHAYAARDGQYRSLTHCTTDNGVFRFWIDLPISVGVVGGLTNLHPLVKFSLALLGKPSAQELMSILAVSGLAQNFGALRSLVTTGIQKGHMKMHLLNILNQLGATEEEKQHFVTYFKDKTVSHHEVINEFNRMRGH
- a CDS encoding DUF423 domain-containing protein, whose protein sequence is MKTITLVFGAVYGMVSVILGAFGAHALKKILAVERLESFETGVRYQMYAAFFLLIIGYILKFETSAEKWTSILMIAGTLLFSVSIYFLSMQDYLGMNLKFLGPITPLGGLMMILSWGMLIFYFAKNRI